The stretch of DNA GAGACATATCTTCTTCACCTATGACGGATCGGGCAAGGCGTCTGGCGTCAAAATCTATGTGGATGGAGCGCCGGTCGCTACGACGGTCGCGATGGACAAGCTGACCCAGAAGTCCATTCGGACACAAGCTCCCATGCAACTTGGCTGGCGATATCCAGATACCGATCCAGCGCGCGAGACGCGCTATCAGGACATCCGCCTGTATGGGCGTGTGCTGACGCCGGAGGAAGCGAAGCAGTTGCCCTTCGAGGACTACGTTGCGGAAGTGACGAGCAAGCCTGCCGACAAGTGGAGCGAGGATGAGCGACATGCAGTCAGCGAGTTCTACTTCAACCATGTCGAGCCAAACTCAATCGCTCTGCAGGAACAGATCCGGCAGTTGAATGCGCAGCTCGACAAGCTGTCAGAGGGCGGCGATCTAACACTCGTTGCCTGGGAGAAGCCTTCCATTGCGTATGCCAATGTTTTGACGCGAGGCGTGTATTCGGCACGTGCCGATCGCGTGGAAGCGAATACACCTCACTTTCTTCCCGCATTGCCCGCGGGCGAGCCGCATAACCGGCTGGCATTGGCCAAGTGGACCGTAAGTCCGGATAATCCGCTAACTGCGCGAGTGACCGTGAACCGGATATGGAACGAAATCTTTGGGACCGGTCTCGTCGAAACAACCGAGGACTTTGGCATTATGGGACAGCGGCCATCGCATCCCGAGTTACTGGACTGGCTGGCTGTCGAGTTCCGCGAAAGCGGATGGGACGTCAAGCATATGTACAAGCTGATGGTCATGTCGGCGGCGTACCGGCAAAGTGCAAAATCGACGCCGGAGCAGCTGACCAAAGACCCCAAGAATCTCCTGCTTGCGCGTGGGCCGCGCTTCCGCATGGATGCCGAGACTTTGCGCGACATTGCGCTTGAGTCAAGCGGGCTGCTGGTGAATAAGATTGGTGGCCCGAGCGTAAAGCCCTACCAGCCAGCGAATATCTGGGAACAGGGCCACAATGCGAGCGACACGCTGCATTACACGCAGGACCATGGCGATGGCCTTTACCGGCGAAGCATGTACAGTTACTGGAAACGCATGGCCATGTTGCCCGACATGGATGCCTTCGACGCGACCATGCGCGATGTGGTTTGCACCCGCAGACAGAGGACGGATACACCTCTGCAGGCCCTTGTAACTATGAACGATGTGCAATGGGTCGAGGCGGCGCGTGGATTGGCTGAGCGGGTGATCAAAGAGGCAGGAACTAACTCACAACAGCGCATTCAGTTGATGGGCGAGCTTTTGCTTTCGCATGACCCGCCTGCGCCGATGGCCGCGGTGCTGGAGAACTCGCTGGAGCAGATGCAGAAGCACTATGCCGCCGATCCCAAAGCCGCGCAGGAACTCGTCGGCGTAGGCGAGAAGAAGAGGGATGGATCGATTCCCGCAGCCGAACTCGCGGCATGGACGATGGTGGCAAGCGAAATGTTGAACCTGGATGAGACGGTGACGAAGTAGCGGAGGGAAATCGAATGAAGCAGCATCCTCTTTGTACCGATACCGAACGCGAACCCGACGTGATGCGTTTTGCCGTCTCTGCAGAAGTGAAGCAGGAGTGGGCAGCGCTGCAGACGCGACGCCACTTTCTGGGACGCACGGGAAAGGTATTGGGATGGGCTGCCATGGCGAGCCTGCTAGGAGATCACGCTCTTCGCGGAGATGCTCCGCAGCAGAATGCAAAAGGCCGTTCGGATGCGCAGGCTGCAGAGCCGCTGAAACTACCGTATTTTGCTCCCAAAGCCAAGCGGGCCATCTATTTGTTCATGTCCGGCGGTCCACCGCAGATCGATCTGCTGGACTATAAGCCAAATCTCGCTGCGCTGTACGACAAGGACATTCCCGATTCCGTGCGCGGCGGGCAGCAATTGACAGGCATGACGGCCGGTCAGGCACGGTTTCCCATCGCTCCCTCGCACTGGGCGTTCAAACGATATGGCGAGACAGGCACCTGGGTCAGCGATCTGCTGCCGAATACGGCGAAGATCGTCGACGACCTGACCATCATCAAGTCCACGAATACGGAAGCCATCAATCACGAGCCGGCGATCATGCTCATGAATACAGGCAATATGAATCCCGGCAAGCCATGCCTGGGGGCGTGGCTTGCGTACGGACTGGGCAGCATGAACGATAATCTGCCCACCTTCATGGTGCTGCAGAGCAAGTTGAATATGAAAGAGGACAATCAGCCCGTCTCTTCGCGGCTGTGGAGCAGTGGCTTTCTTTCTTCCGAGTACGCCGGTGTGGGATTGCGTTCGCAGGGCGATCCAGTGCTTTACATCAGCGACCCAAACGGAGTAAGTCATGAGGTGCGCCGCAAGATGCTGGACGCGGTGAACGCGATCAACCAGCAGACATTCGAGGAGCTTGGCGATCCTGAGACCCATGCCCGCATTGCTCAGTACGAGATGGCCTATCGTATGCAAACCTCTGTGCCCGAGCTTGCCGATCTAAGCAAGGAGCCCAAGTCGACCTGGGACCTTTACGGCCCGGACGCAAAAGAGCCAGGAACCTTTGCCTATAACTGTCTGATGGCTCGCCGCATGGCTGAGCGCGGTGTGCGCTTTACGCAGGTCTACAAGCGCGGCTGGGATGTGCATGGCAACGTGACGGGGACACTGCCGATTCTTTGCCAGGAGACAGACCGAGCCTGCTATGCGCTGGTAACAGACCTCAAGCAGCGCGGCCTGCTGGACGACACGCTCGTCATCTGGGCGGGCGAGTTTGGCCGCACCGTTTATAGCCAGGGTGGACTCACGCCTGAGAATTACGGCCGGGATCACCATCCGCGTTGCTTCACCACATGGATGACGGGCGGAGGCGTGCGCACGGGCATCACCTTCGGCGAGACAGATGAGTACAGCTATAACGTCATCAAGGATCCGGTCACGGTGCGGGACTTCAATGCGACTATCCTGCACTGCCTGGGCATCGACCACAACAAGCTGACGTATAAGTTTCAGGGCCTCGATCAGAAACTGACCGGGCCAACACCGGCAAGTGTGGTGCAGGGTCTGCTTGCGTGACCAATCGTGGAGGGCTCGCCGAATTAGCTGATCGGGTTCGTCCGAAAAGCAAGTCGACACAATGGATATGGATAGCGGCGCTGACGCTGAGCGCTGCGCTTGTATTGCTGCCATGGGTCGTCAAGCTCGATGGCAAGCCTCACGCCGATTGGGAACAGTTCCTGGGCCGCTTTCATCCCCTCGCGGTGCATCTTCCTATCGGCTTACTGGTGCTGCTTCCGCTGCTTGAGATCGTCGGCAGATTCCGACCGGCGCTGCGCGAAGCGGCAAGCTTTGTGCTTGGTTTCTCGTTCGCCAGTTGCCTGTTCGCACTGGTGCTTGGAGTTCTCCTCGCTTTTGGCAGCGGCGACGCTGGCACAGGCGTGACACTGCATGAGAGTGGCGGAATCGTACTCACCATCGGCGTGCTTCTATGCCTGCTCGCGCGGCCATGGTGGTCGTCAGGCAATGTGCCGTATGTCTATCCCGCGTTGCTGACCTGCACATTGCTGGCGCTGGTATGGACGGCCCACCAGGGCGGCTCGCTTACCCATGGAAGCAATTACCTCACGCAATATATGCCCGCATCCCTGAAGCGCTGGACCACGTTTGGAACAACGCCGCCTGCAACCTCGTTCTACGCCAAGCGAATCAACCCTATTCTCGATGCAAACTGTGCTGGTTGTCATGGTACTGGAAAAGTGCAAGGCGGCCTACGCCTGGACTCCTACGAGTCGCTGATGAAGGGTGGCCAGGATGGTCCCGCGATTGTTGCAGGCAAGCCTGAGGAGAGTCTGCTGCTTGTGCGAGTCACGCTTCCGCCAAGTCACAAGCAGTTCATGCCGGCCGAAGGCAAGCCGCCGCTCAAAGCGGAGCAGATTGCCTGGATCAAAGCATGGATTGAGCAGGGCGCTTCGCCGACAGCAGTCTCTCTGGCTGGAATCTCGATCCATGAAGATCGGCCGGAACTGCCGCTGCAACCGGTGGGAGACTATAGCTCGTTAACGCCGGAGATCCGTCGAATGGCCCAGGGGCAGGGAGCGAAACTGATGCCAGTGTCGAAGAAGCCTGAGGATGGATTGATTTTGTATACGGTCGACGCCTCTGCCTCCTTCAACGACTCACAGCTTGCACAATTCCAAAAATTTGCGCCTTATATCGTGGAGGCGGAACTCGGACGTACGGCCGTGACCGACGCGAGCTTCGATACGTTGAAGCAGTTCACCCATCTGCGTGCTCTGCATCTGGAAGAAACGCAGGTGACCGGTGACGGGATTTCAAAACTGGCTCCTCTCTCGCAGTTGACTTATCTGAATCTGAGTGGCACAAAGGTTACGGCAGCAGCTGTTGTATCGTTGAGCTCGATGAAGAATCTGCGTCAGATTTACCTTTACAACACGCCCGCTCAGCCCGCTCCCGCCTCAGAACCGAGAAATCCCCTTGCGGCGAATGCACCATGAACGAGATCCGTCGCGTTAGAGTATCTTCCGTTTGGATGAGCGGGAATTTCGCTCAGGCTTCCCTGCGCAGATCGAGCCCGGCCTCTCCAGATCGAATGCGAAGCAACTCGCTCCCGTACCGCACATGATGCAGCTCTCCGCGGAATCCCCGCCGCACCGCGGCGTCCATCAACGCAGCTTTGCCTCCTGGCTTGGCGGCATAGCCAAAGAGCGTGCCGATAATGGTTTCCGCAAAAGCGCCGCCGCCGGAACACTCGCGCATACAGCCTTCCCTTTGAGCAATCCGTACCGGCGCATCATATTGGCTCCGTATCGGACCGTAAAATTCATGCGCCTGCGCGTAGA from Acidicapsa acidisoli encodes:
- a CDS encoding DUF1501 domain-containing protein; protein product: MKQHPLCTDTEREPDVMRFAVSAEVKQEWAALQTRRHFLGRTGKVLGWAAMASLLGDHALRGDAPQQNAKGRSDAQAAEPLKLPYFAPKAKRAIYLFMSGGPPQIDLLDYKPNLAALYDKDIPDSVRGGQQLTGMTAGQARFPIAPSHWAFKRYGETGTWVSDLLPNTAKIVDDLTIIKSTNTEAINHEPAIMLMNTGNMNPGKPCLGAWLAYGLGSMNDNLPTFMVLQSKLNMKEDNQPVSSRLWSSGFLSSEYAGVGLRSQGDPVLYISDPNGVSHEVRRKMLDAVNAINQQTFEELGDPETHARIAQYEMAYRMQTSVPELADLSKEPKSTWDLYGPDAKEPGTFAYNCLMARRMAERGVRFTQVYKRGWDVHGNVTGTLPILCQETDRACYALVTDLKQRGLLDDTLVIWAGEFGRTVYSQGGLTPENYGRDHHPRCFTTWMTGGGVRTGITFGETDEYSYNVIKDPVTVRDFNATILHCLGIDHNKLTYKFQGLDQKLTGPTPASVVQGLLA
- a CDS encoding c-type cytochrome domain-containing protein, with translation MTNRGGLAELADRVRPKSKSTQWIWIAALTLSAALVLLPWVVKLDGKPHADWEQFLGRFHPLAVHLPIGLLVLLPLLEIVGRFRPALREAASFVLGFSFASCLFALVLGVLLAFGSGDAGTGVTLHESGGIVLTIGVLLCLLARPWWSSGNVPYVYPALLTCTLLALVWTAHQGGSLTHGSNYLTQYMPASLKRWTTFGTTPPATSFYAKRINPILDANCAGCHGTGKVQGGLRLDSYESLMKGGQDGPAIVAGKPEESLLLVRVTLPPSHKQFMPAEGKPPLKAEQIAWIKAWIEQGASPTAVSLAGISIHEDRPELPLQPVGDYSSLTPEIRRMAQGQGAKLMPVSKKPEDGLILYTVDASASFNDSQLAQFQKFAPYIVEAELGRTAVTDASFDTLKQFTHLRALHLEETQVTGDGISKLAPLSQLTYLNLSGTKVTAAAVVSLSSMKNLRQIYLYNTPAQPAPASEPRNPLAANAP